A single genomic interval of uncultured Desulfobacter sp. harbors:
- a CDS encoding PfaD family polyunsaturated fatty acid/polyketide biosynthesis protein: MTSQLDLVKAIHDISRPQLFIKSFDGIHISRPSQSNMASLSDHTYVPAIRPESLGDSGFKRRHGLKYAYVAGAMANGIASTALVKTMGENGMVGFFGAGGLSLSQIETAILELKAGLGDKPFGFNLIHNLADPDHEMATVKLYLDHGVTLISAAAFMRITLPLVYYRVKGIHKNDQGAIVTPNHIIAKVSRIEVARQFLAPPPEKLLDQLVERKMITPDEAMLAAQIPMAQDLTAEADSGGHTDNRPALTLLPTFIALKNEAMETYNFESPLCVGLGGGIATPESASAAFSMGAAYILTGSINQACVEAGICEDVKKLLSKTEQADVAMAPSADMFEIGARVQVLKRGTLFPVRAEKLYRFYKNYTCFEDLPPAAQKEIEDKFLLMSFDAAWQSTRDFFLSRGIQQEVDRGEQSPAHKMALVFRSYLGQSSRWAIQGNPQRKMDYQVWCGPAMGAFNQWVKGSFLEPHTNRFAAEIAMNLLTGACVVTRAAFARAQGLELPSGAGLFSPMPLDEILKLISSESM; this comes from the coding sequence ATGACATCGCAACTTGATTTAGTTAAAGCCATTCATGATATCAGCCGTCCGCAACTGTTTATAAAAAGTTTTGACGGAATACATATTAGCCGTCCTTCACAAAGCAATATGGCGTCACTGTCAGATCATACCTATGTGCCGGCCATACGCCCGGAAAGTCTTGGGGATTCAGGATTTAAGCGTCGCCATGGTCTAAAATATGCCTATGTGGCCGGTGCCATGGCCAACGGCATCGCGTCCACAGCACTTGTGAAGACCATGGGCGAAAACGGAATGGTCGGTTTTTTTGGTGCCGGCGGATTGAGCCTTTCACAAATTGAAACAGCCATTCTTGAACTTAAGGCTGGCCTTGGGGATAAACCCTTTGGGTTCAATCTGATCCACAATCTGGCAGACCCGGACCATGAAATGGCAACGGTAAAACTCTATCTTGACCATGGGGTAACCCTGATATCTGCGGCGGCCTTCATGCGCATCACCCTGCCTTTGGTCTATTATCGTGTCAAAGGTATCCATAAAAACGATCAGGGTGCTATTGTCACCCCCAACCACATTATTGCAAAAGTGTCCCGCATTGAAGTGGCCCGACAATTTTTAGCACCACCGCCGGAAAAACTGCTCGACCAGTTGGTTGAACGAAAAATGATCACTCCAGATGAAGCCATGCTTGCCGCTCAAATTCCCATGGCCCAGGACCTTACCGCCGAGGCCGATTCCGGGGGACACACGGATAACCGCCCTGCCCTGACCCTTTTACCGACATTCATTGCCCTGAAAAACGAAGCCATGGAAACATATAATTTTGAAAGCCCGCTATGTGTCGGTCTTGGCGGCGGCATTGCCACGCCGGAATCCGCCTCGGCGGCTTTCAGCATGGGTGCCGCATATATCCTTACCGGCTCCATTAACCAGGCATGTGTGGAGGCCGGCATCTGCGAGGATGTTAAAAAACTGCTCAGCAAGACTGAACAGGCCGACGTTGCCATGGCGCCTTCCGCAGACATGTTTGAAATCGGCGCGCGGGTTCAGGTGCTTAAACGAGGTACCTTGTTTCCTGTTCGTGCGGAAAAACTGTATCGGTTTTACAAAAACTATACCTGTTTTGAAGACCTTCCCCCGGCGGCCCAAAAGGAAATTGAGGATAAATTCTTATTAATGTCGTTTGATGCAGCATGGCAATCCACCCGGGATTTTTTCCTGTCACGGGGAATTCAGCAGGAGGTGGATCGAGGTGAACAAAGCCCGGCCCACAAAATGGCTCTGGTTTTCAGATCCTATCTTGGGCAGTCTTCCAGGTGGGCAATCCAGGGGAATCCCCAGCGTAAAATGGATTATCAGGTCTGGTGCGGCCCTGCCATGGGGGCATTCAACCAATGGGTTAAAGGCAGCTTTCTTGAACCCCATACCAACCGGTTTGCAGCAGAAATCGCCATGAATCTGCTCACCGGCGCCTGTGTTGTCACCAGGGCCGCATTTGCAAGAGCCCAGGGGCTTGAACTACCCTCAGGTGCAGGACTTTTTTCTCCCATGCCGCTTGATGAAATATTGAAGCTGATCTCTTCTGAATCTATGTAA
- a CDS encoding beta-ketoacyl synthase N-terminal-like domain-containing protein — protein sequence MTPKAPSKTQTPCTPKTPIAIIGMGCIFPESRNLKEFWKLIFNGIDAITHVPEDSHWRLKDYFNEDPECPDHVYCNRGGFLPDIAFDPLAYGMPPKNIEATDTSQLLGLEVVRMALADAGYPVGHAHLKEKRVNVILGVTGTQELVIPLGARLGHPFWKNALDAAGIAPDKKESVLKLISDSYVSWQENSFPGLLGNVVAGRIANRLDLSGTNTVCDAACASSLSAIHTAIMELETGQCDMSITGGVDTLNDIFMHMCFAKTGVLSHSSDARPFSENADGTVLSEGVGLLVLKRLSDAQRDQDRIYAVIKGMGTSSDGRTSAVYAPEAKGQIKALENAYGNAGILPESVGLIEAHGTGTRVGDKVEFTALKQFFKDKATESTAIGSVKSMIGHAKAAAGAAGIIKAALALHHKVIPPTLKAQTPDPDLDIHNSPFYLNQVARPWICDGAGNATNKALRCSGVSAFGFGGSNFHAVLEEYVPEKENISWDGTVQILALSGENKEDIIEKLDTVSETIKSYDIRDKAAVTQAIAWQAAQSRKAFSSKHDVRLLILLSDQDDVFERMAQAKRVINGDQPAKPPIFFGKGTPSGKLGFVFPGQGSQYTGMGGQIMSVFPESLDILDMAQASVANTDTEDDGLLSAYMYPPPEYAMDKKSAEAALRQTRIAQPAIGAVSMSMLDILSRFKVAPQMTCGHSYGELCALYAAGWIDAQTCLELSAARGNFMAKAGQRAGDPGSMLAIQAPIEKIETLLEEEKLDLVLANKNSPVQGVLSGETQHILNAEKICKKRNMRAIKLPVAAAFHSRLVSDAAAPFNALTKNATITPTQIKVLSNTTGSPYPEDSAKAQDLLGQQLIYPVNFIGNIKQMHEQGVDTFVEIGPKSVLCGLINSILKDQDVQTIALDQSAGKNSGIQDLGMGLCALAAVGHPVDLSAWEEDVAQPESKKLVIMISGANSKPPVPEMTKPESVQTEQAPIHDPGLPAHPQPTQSQPLESRVPQEQKNENIVQDSSVYTTVAPKQTSITQGNTMTSFPHPEFNASQSMIPSNSTEYVTANQIPANPDILIQGLNAMQQLQAQTARAHEKFLETQTQASQALTALMSQTRGQVYAPAPAAPVMQPQAPAQAMPNRQPQMLEPTPAPPIQQTISTPAPSPAPQTQPSAAPATPAPPAAATPAPEVKHVLFEIVSRLTGFPVEMLEPEMNIESDLGVDSIKKVEIISELEKAFPDSEDLSAQRLGSVKTLGDICTAVETNQGKETSPAPEQTAAPIANAQSEPKNNDEPAQDTLGILVNIISELTGFPKEMLEPGMNLESDLGIDSIKRVEILSRLEQEQPDAKALSPDDMGSLKTIADIITYLTPEQTTVSKETPKKKLHMTP from the coding sequence ATGACACCCAAAGCCCCAAGCAAAACACAGACACCTTGTACACCTAAAACGCCCATTGCCATCATCGGCATGGGCTGTATCTTCCCTGAATCCAGAAACCTTAAAGAATTCTGGAAATTAATATTCAACGGTATTGATGCCATAACACATGTACCTGAAGACTCACACTGGCGTCTGAAAGACTATTTTAATGAAGACCCGGAGTGCCCGGACCATGTCTATTGTAATAGAGGTGGTTTTTTACCGGACATTGCCTTTGACCCGTTAGCCTACGGCATGCCCCCCAAAAACATTGAAGCCACGGATACCTCCCAGCTTCTCGGCCTGGAAGTGGTTCGCATGGCACTTGCCGATGCAGGCTACCCTGTGGGTCATGCCCATCTGAAAGAAAAACGGGTAAATGTCATCCTCGGGGTAACCGGCACCCAGGAACTGGTGATTCCCCTTGGCGCAAGGCTGGGGCACCCATTCTGGAAAAACGCCCTGGATGCCGCCGGCATCGCCCCTGATAAAAAGGAAAGCGTATTAAAACTGATCAGTGATTCCTATGTCAGCTGGCAGGAAAATTCATTTCCAGGTCTTTTGGGCAATGTGGTGGCCGGAAGAATTGCCAACCGCCTGGATCTGTCCGGCACCAACACGGTGTGTGATGCGGCCTGTGCAAGCTCCCTTTCCGCCATTCATACGGCCATAATGGAACTTGAAACCGGACAGTGCGATATGTCCATCACCGGCGGGGTGGATACCCTCAATGATATTTTCATGCACATGTGCTTTGCCAAAACCGGTGTATTGTCCCATAGCAGTGACGCCCGGCCCTTTTCAGAAAACGCCGATGGGACGGTGCTTAGCGAAGGCGTCGGCCTGCTGGTGCTTAAGCGGCTGTCGGATGCCCAACGTGATCAGGACCGGATTTATGCAGTCATCAAAGGCATGGGCACGTCCAGTGACGGGCGCACCTCGGCCGTATATGCCCCGGAGGCCAAAGGACAAATCAAGGCACTGGAAAACGCATATGGCAATGCAGGTATTTTGCCTGAATCCGTGGGACTGATTGAAGCCCACGGCACAGGGACCCGGGTGGGCGACAAGGTGGAATTCACGGCACTGAAACAATTTTTCAAAGACAAAGCAACCGAATCCACAGCCATCGGCTCCGTGAAATCCATGATCGGGCACGCCAAAGCGGCAGCAGGCGCTGCAGGCATTATCAAGGCAGCCCTGGCGTTGCACCACAAGGTCATCCCCCCCACACTGAAAGCCCAAACGCCTGACCCGGATCTGGATATACACAACTCCCCCTTTTATCTCAACCAGGTCGCAAGGCCCTGGATCTGCGATGGGGCCGGCAACGCTACGAATAAGGCTTTGCGGTGTTCCGGTGTTTCCGCCTTTGGGTTCGGCGGATCAAACTTTCATGCCGTGCTTGAAGAGTACGTGCCTGAAAAAGAGAATATATCCTGGGACGGTACGGTGCAAATCCTGGCGCTTTCCGGAGAAAATAAAGAAGACATAATTGAAAAGCTTGATACCGTTTCTGAAACCATAAAAAGCTATGATATTCGGGACAAGGCCGCCGTTACCCAAGCCATTGCCTGGCAAGCCGCCCAATCCAGAAAAGCATTTTCATCAAAACACGACGTGCGGTTATTGATTTTGCTGTCTGACCAGGATGATGTGTTTGAACGGATGGCCCAGGCAAAACGTGTGATCAATGGAGATCAACCTGCCAAACCGCCTATATTTTTCGGCAAAGGTACACCATCAGGAAAACTTGGATTTGTTTTCCCGGGCCAGGGAAGTCAGTACACCGGAATGGGCGGTCAGATTATGTCGGTTTTTCCCGAAAGCCTTGACATTCTTGATATGGCCCAGGCCAGTGTTGCTAACACGGATACAGAAGATGATGGGCTGCTGTCCGCCTATATGTATCCGCCGCCGGAATATGCCATGGATAAAAAATCGGCCGAGGCCGCCCTGCGTCAGACCCGCATCGCCCAGCCGGCCATTGGTGCGGTTTCTATGTCCATGCTGGACATTCTTTCCCGGTTCAAGGTGGCACCCCAAATGACCTGCGGCCACAGTTACGGAGAGTTATGCGCATTATATGCCGCCGGCTGGATTGATGCCCAGACCTGTCTTGAGCTTTCGGCTGCCCGGGGCAACTTCATGGCAAAAGCCGGTCAACGTGCAGGTGATCCCGGCAGCATGCTCGCGATCCAGGCCCCCATTGAAAAGATCGAAACCCTCCTTGAAGAGGAAAAACTTGACCTTGTCCTGGCCAATAAGAACAGCCCGGTTCAGGGCGTGTTATCCGGGGAGACCCAACACATTCTCAACGCTGAAAAAATCTGCAAAAAACGCAACATGCGGGCCATCAAACTGCCGGTGGCCGCAGCGTTTCACAGCCGCCTGGTATCAGATGCCGCAGCCCCGTTCAATGCGTTGACTAAGAACGCAACCATCACGCCGACGCAAATCAAGGTATTATCCAATACGACCGGATCGCCCTACCCCGAGGATTCAGCAAAAGCCCAGGATCTTTTAGGGCAACAGTTGATATACCCGGTGAATTTTATTGGCAACATCAAACAGATGCATGAACAAGGCGTTGACACCTTTGTTGAAATTGGACCCAAGTCTGTTCTGTGCGGTCTGATTAATTCCATTTTAAAAGACCAGGATGTACAGACCATTGCCCTAGATCAATCAGCTGGAAAAAATTCCGGCATCCAGGATTTGGGGATGGGATTGTGTGCCCTTGCAGCAGTCGGCCACCCTGTGGATCTTTCTGCCTGGGAAGAAGATGTGGCACAGCCTGAGTCTAAAAAACTTGTTATCATGATCAGCGGCGCCAATTCAAAACCCCCGGTACCTGAAATGACCAAACCGGAATCAGTTCAGACTGAACAGGCACCCATTCATGACCCTGGCCTGCCGGCACACCCCCAGCCAACACAATCCCAGCCTTTAGAGAGCCGGGTACCCCAAGAACAAAAAAACGAAAACATTGTACAGGATTCATCTGTTTATACAACGGTTGCACCCAAACAGACATCCATCACACAAGGAAATACCATGACATCTTTTCCGCACCCTGAATTTAATGCGTCCCAATCCATGATACCATCAAATTCAACCGAATATGTGACGGCAAATCAAATTCCGGCAAACCCGGACATTCTTATCCAGGGACTCAATGCCATGCAGCAACTCCAGGCCCAGACCGCCCGGGCCCATGAGAAATTTTTGGAAACCCAGACCCAGGCGAGCCAGGCCTTAACCGCACTGATGTCACAAACCCGTGGACAGGTATATGCCCCGGCTCCGGCCGCTCCTGTGATGCAGCCCCAGGCACCGGCACAGGCCATGCCTAACCGGCAGCCCCAGATGTTAGAGCCGACCCCGGCACCACCCATTCAGCAGACTATATCAACGCCTGCACCCTCCCCGGCCCCGCAAACCCAGCCATCAGCGGCGCCCGCGACACCTGCCCCGCCGGCTGCAGCGACCCCGGCCCCGGAAGTTAAACATGTCCTGTTTGAAATTGTCAGCCGCCTAACAGGCTTCCCGGTGGAGATGTTGGAGCCTGAAATGAATATTGAATCAGACCTTGGCGTTGATTCTATTAAAAAGGTTGAAATCATTTCAGAACTTGAAAAAGCATTCCCTGACAGTGAGGATCTATCAGCCCAACGCCTGGGTTCCGTCAAAACCCTTGGAGATATCTGTACGGCTGTTGAAACAAACCAGGGAAAAGAAACCTCCCCGGCACCGGAACAAACAGCAGCGCCCATTGCCAATGCGCAAAGCGAACCCAAAAACAACGACGAACCCGCCCAAGATACCCTCGGCATTCTGGTCAACATCATAAGTGAACTCACAGGGTTCCCCAAAGAAATGCTCGAACCCGGGATGAACCTTGAATCCGATCTTGGCATTGACTCCATAAAACGGGTTGAAATTTTGTCACGGCTTGAACAGGAGCAGCCCGACGCCAAGGCACTATCGCCGGATGACATGGGCAGCTTAAAGACCATAGCTGACATCATAACTTACTTAACGCCAGAACAAACAACGGTTTCCAAAGAAACCCCTAAAAAAAAACTTCACATGACCCCATAA